From a single Miscanthus floridulus cultivar M001 chromosome 8, ASM1932011v1, whole genome shotgun sequence genomic region:
- the LOC136475459 gene encoding protein KINESIN LIGHT CHAIN-RELATED 1-like translates to MPGLAASDNSPPTAAPPPRRLSSPLPRRAPPSPSPSASSRVKPRKPSPSPTAFPADADDSLDNPDLGPFLLKQARDAMVSGEGGGAARALEFAERAARALERRGEGAELELAMSLHVAAAIHCGLGRHADAIPVLERAVAVVTPPAPAAKGEGEGEDGAAAAGGDDQQQQRAEPDQRGEEWSLAAFSGWMQLGDTHAMLGRMDESIACYGKGLEIQMAALGERDPRVAETCRYLAEAHVQALQFDEAEKLCRKALEIHREHSAPASLEEASDRRLMALILDAKGDYDGALEHLVLASMTMVANGRDIEVATIDVAIGNTYLALARFDEAVFSYQKALTVLKSARGDDHPTVASVYVRLADLYHRTGRLRESKSYCENALRVYAKPAPGAAPDEIAGGLMEIAAIYEALGDLDEALKLLQRALKLLEDSPGQWSTVAGIEAQMGVLYYMVGRYADSRNSFESAVAKLRASGERKSAFFGVLLNQMGLACVQLFKIDEAAQLFEEARAVLEQECGASHPDTLGVYSNLAAIYDAMGRVEDAIEILEHVLKVREEKLGTANPDVEDEKKRLAELLKEAGRSRNRKQKSLENLFVTNSQRAKKEAGRRWSNFGFRS, encoded by the exons ATGCCGGGCCTCGCGGCCTCCGACAACTCGCCCCCAACGGCGGCGCCGCCTCCACGGCGTCTCTCATCGCCGCTCccccgccgcgcgccgccgtccCCGTCTCCCTCCGCCTCGTCGCGCGTCAAGCCGCGGAAGCCCTCGCCTTCCCCCACGGCCTTCCCCGCCGACGCCGACGACTCGCTCGACAACCCGGATCTGGGCCCGTTCCTTCTCAAGCAGGCGCGCGACGCCATGGTGTCGGGGGAGGGCGGCGGGGCCGCGCGCGCGCTCGAGTTCGCCGAGCGCGCCGCCAGGGCGCTCGAGCGGCGCGGCGAGGGCGCCGAGCTCGAGCTCGCCATGAGCCTCCACGTCGCCGCCGCCATCCACTGTGGACTCGGTCGCCACGCCGACGCCATCCCCGTCCTCGagcgcgccgtcgccgtcgtcacgccgcctgcccctgctgccaagggggagggggagggcgaggaTGGGGCCGCTGCGGCCGGCGGCGacgaccagcagcagcagcgtgcggAGCCCGACCAGAGGGGCGAGGAGTGGTCCCTCGCCGCCTTCTCCGGCTGGATGCAGCTCGGCGACACGCACGCCATGCTTGGCCGCATGGACGAGTCCATCGCCTGCTATGGCAAGGGCCTCGAGATCCAGATGGCTGCGCTCGGCGAGCGCGACCCCCGCGTCGCCGAGACCTGCAG GTACCTGGCGGAAGCGCACGTGCAAGCTCTGCAGTTCGACGAGGCAGAGAAGCTATGCCGCAAAGCCCTCGAGATCCACCGGGAGCACAGCGCTCCGGCATCCCTCGAGGAGGCCTCGGACCGCCGCCTGATGGCCCTCATCCTGGACGCCAAGGGCGACTACGACGGTGCCCTCGAGCACCTCGTGCTTGCCTCCATGACCATGGTTGCCAACGGCCGTGACATCGAGGTTGCCACCATCGACGTCGCCATAGGCAATACCTACCTCGCCCTCGCCCgcttcgacgaggccgtcttCTCCTACCAGAAGGCGCTGACTGTTCTCAAATCGGCTCGTGGCGACGACCATCCTACGGTTGCGTCGGTCTACGTCCGCCTTGCTGACCTTTACCACCGGACAGGCAGGCTGCGCGAGTCTAAATCGTACTGCGAGAACGCCCTGCGTGTCTATGCCAAGCCCGCGCCTGGTGCTGCCCCTGATGAGATTGCAGGAGGTTTGATGGAGATTGCCGCCATCTATGAGGCGCTTGGTGATCTCGATGAGGCCCTAAAGCTTCTTCAGAGGGCGCTCAAGTTGCTCGAGGACTCACCGGGGCAGTGGAGCACCGTTGCTGGTATTGAGGCACAGATGGGTGTTCTGTACTACATGGTGGGGAGGTATGCAGATTCGAGGAACTCATTTGAGAGCGCGGTTGCCAAGTTGAGGGCCAGTGGTGAGAGGAAATCGGCATTTTTCGGCGTTCTGTTGAACCAGATGGGGCTAGCTTGCGTGCAGCTGTTCAAGATAGATGAGGCTGCACAGTTGTTTGAGGAGGCAAGGGCAGTTCTGGAGCAGGAGTGTGGCGCTTCTCATCCTGATACTCTTGGTGTGTACAGCAACCTTGCTGCAATCTATGATGCCATGGGAAG AGTGGAGGATGCGATTGAGATCCTGGAGCACGTGCTGAAGGTGAGGGAAGAGAAGCTTGGCACGGCGAACCCGGATGTGGAGGACGAGAAGAAGCGGCTGGCAGAGCTCCTGAAAGAGGCGGGGCGGTCGCGGAACCGGAAGCAGAAGTCGCTGGAGAACCTGTTCGTGACCAACTCGCAGCGGGCGAAGAAGGAGGCCGGGAGGAGGTGGTCAAACTTTGGGTTCAGGAGTTGA
- the LOC136476026 gene encoding lysine-specific demethylase JMJ26-like: MTRGGRRVDPPSHITQPHPIPVPVPVPVPFRLSTPPAPYPVPRDSASAAAGSDAAQARPRPRPRTRARRGRPRKVPVAEDSAHATEDNGESKGDDEMLQPQDSANDNGEIKGEYEMLQPQDSATENGDQGSVEAPRPARKQKRDPVADLSSLQYDFKRLRDRPNVPVTVQPKSTKKTDGTSDMCHQCQRNDKGRVVRCQGCKYYRRRYCVPCITRWYPNLSEDDFANKCPFCRNICNCKACLRAKVKKEENVNWKVSKEDEIKFSLRTVHFLLPWLKELHHEQMQEKSVEAATKGIEAGKLEVPLTICGKNERIYCNNCRTSIVDFHRTCNKCNYDLCLRCCQELRRGLVPGNGTKADGGGKEDLHLGVSHDKIVCKGPSDGHNGMLIDNVVPADNSTSSLRQWTVNNDGTIPCPPNAFGGCGSSLLELKCLFEEKFMAELLEKANSAVNNGSKVKMEGSKCSCFTESGDMDDGISRKSARRENSCDNYIYCPTATDVQNGSLDHFQEHWLKGEPVIVRDTLALTSGLSWEPMVMWRALREKRDKVERLSVLALECLGWCEVDVNIHMFFTGYSRGLVGPDDLPLLLKLKDWPPHRSFEERLPRHGAEFMSALPFRDYTDPKCGPLNLAVKLPEGINKPDLGPKTYIAYGVSKELGIGDSVTKLHCDMSDAVNILTHTDEIKLKAKRIAAVEKKKHLLEMKSLSTKEEGNVTGRITVAPESEDDAPSVDGNQEEGGALWDIFRREDVSKLHDYLMKHADEFRHCNFEPVKQVTHPIHDQCFYLTNDHKRKLKEEYGVEPWTFEQKLGEAVFIPAGCPHQVRNLKSCIKVALDFVSPENVRECIRLTEEFRLLPKWHRVNEDKLEVKKIALHALNQAIKDITDESSNSNGSSPNNELKDEPSSSESAEIEQGE, from the exons ATGACGCGTGGGGGCCGTCGCGTCGACCCACCGAGTCATATAACGCAACCAcaccccatccccgtccccgtccccgtccccgtcccgttTCGACTTTCGACTCCGCCCGCGCCGTACCCAGTTCCCCGCGATTCCGCATCCGCCGCCGCCGGTTCCGATGCCGCCCaagcgaggccgaggccgaggccgcggACGCGGGCGCGGCGCGGGAGGCCAAGGAAGGTCCCCGTCGCCGAGGACTCCGCGCACGCCACCGAG GATAACGGTGAAAGCAAGGGCGACGACGAGATGCTTCAACCGCAGGATTCTGCTAAT GATAACGGTGAAATCAAGGGTGAGTACGAGATGCTTCAACCGCAGGATTCTGCTACT GAGAATGGAGATCAAGGGAGTGTGGAAGCCCCGAGACCTGCACGGAAGCAAAAGAGGGATCCTGTTGCTGACCTATCTTCTCTCCAATATGATTTCAAGCGTCTTCGTGACAGGCCGAATGTTCCTGTGACAGTGCAGCCTAAG AGTACAAAAAAGACGGATGGTACTTCGGATATGTGTCATCAGTGCCAGAGAAACGACAAAGGAAGAGTTGTAAGGTGCCAGGGCTGCAAATATTATAGGAGGAGATACTGTGTGCCATGCATCACACGCTG GTATCCAAATTTATCAGAGGATGATTTTGCGAATAAGTGCCCGTTTTGTCGTAATATTTGCAATTGCAAGGCTTGTCTGCGAGCCAAAGTAAAAAAGGAAGAG AATGTCAACTGGAAGGTGTCCAAAGAAGATGAAATTAAATTCTCACTGCGTACTGTGCACTTTCTGCTCCCTTGGCTGAAAGAACTCCACCACGAGCAGATGCAAGAGAAAAGTGTCGAGGCTGCAACTAAAG GGATTGAAGCAGGCAAACTGGAGGTCCCTCTAACCATTTGTGGAAAAAATGAACGGATATACTG CAACAACTGTAGGACATCTATTGTTGACTTCCACAGAACCTGCAATAAATGTAACTACGATCTCTGTCTCCGGTGCTGCCAGGAGCTTCGTCGAGGCCTTGTTCCTGGTAATGGTACCAAGGCTGATGGTGGAGGCAAGGAAGATTTGCATTTGGGAGTTAGTCATGATAAAATTGTATGTAAAGGGCCATCTGATGGACATAATggcatgttgatagataatgtagTTCCTGCTGACAACAGCACTTCTAGCTTGAGACAGTGGACTGTGAATAATGATGGAACCATACCTTGCCCACCAAATGCATTTGGTGGTTGTGGGAGCTCTCTTCTTGAACTTAAGTGCTTGTTTGAAGAGAAGTTTATGGCTGAATTACTGGAGAAAGCCAATTCAGCGGTAAATAATGGCTCGAAGGTGAAGATGGAAGGATCAAAATGTTCCTGCTTCACTGAATCCGGTGACATGGATGATGGTATATCGCGGAAATCAGCTCGCAGGGAGAATTCCTGTGATAACTACATATATTGCCCAACCGCTACAGATGTCCAAAATGGAAGTTTAGATCATTTCCAGGAGCACTGGTTGAAGGGTGAACCTGTAATTGTCCGTGATACGCTTGCgttgacttctggattaagctGGGAACCGATGGTTATGTGGCGTGCCTTACGAGAGAAGAGAGACAAAGTTGAGAGGCTCTCAGTTCTTGCTCTTGAATGCTTGGGTTGGTGTGAG GTTGATGTAAACATTCATATGTTTTTTACGGGGTATTCACGTGGGCTTGTTGGTCCAGACGATTTGCCCCTGTTACTTAAGCTTAAAGATTGGCCACCACATCGTTCTTTTGAGGAGCGGCTGCCTAGACATGGTGCAGAGTTTATGTCTGCGTTGCCATTTCGCGATTACACAGATCCTAAATGTGGCCCTCTTAATCTGGCAGTAAAGCTTCCCGAGGGTATTAATAAGCCAGACCTTGGTCCAAAGACTTATATTGCATATGGTGTTTCCAAAGAGTTGGGAATTGGTGATTCTGTCACCAAGCTTCACTGCGATATGTCTGATGCG GTCAATATCCTCACACATACTGATGAAATAAAACTCAAAGCAAAAAGGATTGCAGCAGTGGAAAAGAAGAAGCATCTTTTAGAAATGAAGAGTCTCTCTACCAAGGAAGAGGGAAATGTGACCGGACGAATTACCGTGGCTCCTGAATCAGAAGATGACGCCCCATCTGTAGATGGAAACCAAGAAGAGGGTGGTGCATTGTGGGATATTTTCCGACGGGAAGATGTGAGCAAACTGCATGATTATCTAATGAAGCATGCAGATGAGTTTAGGCATTGTAACTTTGAGCCAGTGAAGCAG GTTACTCATCCTATACATGATCAGTGTTTTTATCTAACAAATGATCACAAGAGAAAGCTTAAGGAAGAATATG GAGTCGAGCCTTGGACATTTGAACAGAAGCTAGGTGAGGCAGTATTTATCCCAGCAGGATGTCCCCACCAGGTTAGAAATTTGAAG TCTTGCATAAAGGTTGCACTTGACTTTGTTTCTCCGGAAAATGTGCGAGAGTGCATCAGGTTAACAGAAGAATTCCGTCTGCTTCCGAAGTGGCATAGGGTGAATGAAGATAAACTAGAG GTTAAGAAGATAGCTCTTCATGCACTCAATCAAGCTATTAAAGATATCACTGATGAATCATCTAATAGCAACGGAAG CAGCCCAAATAACGAACTCAAAGATGAGCCTAGCTCAAGTGAGTCAGCGGAAATTGAGCAAGGAGAGTGA